A section of the Thunnus albacares chromosome 6, fThuAlb1.1, whole genome shotgun sequence genome encodes:
- the kcnk6 gene encoding potassium channel subfamily K member 6, translating into MHSVSKSWLLLTGFIVFYVIYLLFGALVFSCIERPVEDQLRHDMEALKQEFLNLSCVNAASLERFLVKVLTANKYGVSVLKNSSVTSNWDLISSMFFANTLVTTVGYGHTTPLSDSGKAFSILYALIGVPFTMLVLTACVQRLMYPLVFAPVGLLQRSGLEPRSATAVHFLLLLVLVVLCFFVAPAAVFSTVEMSWSFLDGIYFCFISLCTIGLGDFVPGTQPGQKYRPLYQVTVMFYLFVGLMMMYLLLRTFHKMADLHGLTTFLQLPRCEESDLDEDREPIVDNQDEDQTRPYLTEKAASKPLEPGSQTSYNSINKG; encoded by the exons ATGCATTCTGTAAGCAAGTCATGGCTGCTGCTTACAGGCTTCATAGTGTTTTATGTCATCTACCTGCTGTTCGGAGCTTTAGTTTTCTCCTGCATCGAGCGGCCGGTGGAGGACCAACTGCGACATGACATGGAAGCTCTGAAGCAGGAGTTTCTCAACCTGAGCTGCGTCAACGCCGCGTCCCTCGAACGCTTTCTGGTTAAGGTGCTGACGGCCAACAAGTACGGTGTGTCCGTCCTCAAAAACTCCTCCGTCACTTCAAACTGGGACCTGATATCCTCCATGTTCTTCGCCAACACTTTGGTCACCACTGTCG GTTACGGTCACACCACTCCTCTGTCTGACTCGGGGAAGGCTTTCTCCATCCTCTACGCCCTAATAGGAGTCCCCTTCACCATGCTGGTGCTGACCGCCTGCGTCCAGAGGCTCATGTACCCTCTGGTCTTCGCTCCCGTCGGCCTCCTGCAGCGTTCGGGCCTGGAGCCTCGATCGGCCACCGCCGTCCACttcctgttgctgctggttCTGGTGGTGCTGTGCTTCTTTGTGGcgccagcagctgttttcagcacaGTGGAGATGTCTTGGTCGTTCTTGGATGGCATCTACTTCTGTTTCATCTCGCTGTGCACCATTGGACTCGGGGACTTTGTGCCGGGTACACAACCCGGGCAGAAGTACAGGCCGCTGTACCAGGTCACTGTCATGT TCTACCTGTTCGTGGGTCTGATGATGATGTACCTCCTGCTGCGCACTTTTCACAAGATGGCCGACCTGCACGGCCTGACCACCTTCCTGCAGCTGCCGCGCTGCGAGGAATCCGACCTGGACGAGGACAGGGAGCCCATTGTGGACAACCAAGATGAAGACCAGACGCGCCCTTACCTGACAGAAAAAGCTGCAAGCAAACCTCTGGAGCCCGGATCACAGACCTCGTACAACTCCATCAACAAAGGCTga